The Ectothiorhodospiraceae bacterium BW-2 nucleotide sequence CGATCAGTGCGGATTTCCGCTCTGTAAGGGTAATATTATGGCCTCGAACCCCGACTGCTGTTTAAGTCTCGGTGAGTGGCAGCAGCGCTTTAGCCGCTGGATTGATCAAGGCACCCCCCAACACCTGCTACAGGCGACGATCTTTTTCGATATGCGGCGGCTCTACGGTGAGGCCGAACCTGTCGCCCAGCTACGCCAATTTCTCCTACAAAAGACGGCCAACAATAGCCGCTTTCGACAGCAGATGGCGGCGCTGGCGATGAGCCATCGCCCCCCGCTAGGGGTGATTCGTGACTTTGTCCTCTCCGGTCAACGCGATGCCCACCCCCATACACTCGATCTTAAAACCCAAGGGGTCACCCCCTTTGTTGACTGCGCCCGCATCTACACCCTCGCCCATGCTCTCGATGAGACCGGTACGGCGACAAGATTGCGGGCACTAGCTCAGGCGGGCCAGCTACGAGAGAGCGATGTGAATGCCTGGTGTGATAGCTACCATTTTATCCAACTGCTACGACTACAGCTCAATCAGCGCCAGCTTGAGCAGGGGGAGGAGGCGAGTAACTACCTCAATCCCGACCACCTCAATGAGCTGGAGCGGCGCATTCTGAAAGAGGCATTTCGGCAGGCACGAAAATTACAATCGAAACTTGCGCTCGATTATCAGCTATAATGACATCTCTGTGACACAACCCACGGGCGATAAGCCCTTAACAACAACTACAGGAGCGCTACGCTTATGTCAGAAGATCTCTCTCCCGCCGCCTACTGGCGGGAAAACCTTAAGGTATTGGCCATCTGCTTGGTGATATGGTTCATCGTCTCCTATCTACTGGGAATCATCCTAGTTGAACCCCTCAATAACCTCATGCTCGGCGGCTACCCGCTCGGCTTCTGGTTCGCCCAGCAAGGCTCTATCTATGTCTTTGTTGCCCTAATCTTCTTCTACGCTTGGAAGATGGGACAGCTCGATAAAAAAT carries:
- a CDS encoding DUF4212 domain-containing protein codes for the protein MSEDLSPAAYWRENLKVLAICLVIWFIVSYLLGIILVEPLNNLMLGGYPLGFWFAQQGSIYVFVALIFFYAWKMGQLDKKYGVEEE